The following are encoded together in the Magnetospirillum gryphiswaldense MSR-1 v2 genome:
- a CDS encoding phosphoglycerate dehydrogenase, whose protein sequence is MTRIAVCSRSFSRHPILRAELLRRFPQAEITFNDAGLSLSGQELIDFVRGHDRAITALERLDEAFFAALPELRVVGKYGVGLDMIDLLALQRHNVRLGWVGGVNRRSVSELVISCAIALLRYIPQGNAEVRSGQWRQLMGRQLTGKTVGIVGCGHIGKDLVTLLRAFDCKILAHDVLDFPDFYAAHSVLAVGLDHLLSESDVVTLHLPFDESTSNILGHRQLVRMKPNAILINAARGGLVDESVLKTMLAEGRLGGAAFDVFNNEPPEDMELLQLPNFLALPHIGGSAEEAVLAMGFAAIDGLGGGE, encoded by the coding sequence ATGACCAGAATCGCCGTCTGCTCGCGTTCGTTTTCCCGTCATCCCATTCTCAGGGCGGAGTTGCTTCGCCGCTTTCCACAGGCGGAGATTACCTTCAATGATGCCGGTTTGTCGCTTTCGGGGCAGGAACTCATCGATTTCGTCCGTGGTCATGATCGGGCAATCACCGCGCTGGAGCGTCTGGACGAGGCGTTTTTCGCGGCATTGCCGGAATTGAGGGTGGTGGGCAAGTACGGTGTCGGTCTGGACATGATCGACCTGCTGGCCCTACAGCGCCACAATGTGCGGCTTGGATGGGTGGGGGGGGTTAACCGCCGGTCCGTATCGGAATTGGTCATTTCCTGCGCAATCGCCTTATTGCGGTACATTCCACAGGGCAACGCGGAAGTGCGCTCGGGGCAATGGCGACAATTGATGGGCCGTCAATTAACCGGGAAAACCGTCGGTATCGTCGGCTGTGGGCACATTGGGAAGGATCTGGTGACGCTGCTGCGGGCCTTCGATTGCAAGATCCTGGCGCATGACGTCTTGGATTTTCCGGATTTCTATGCCGCTCATTCCGTGCTTGCCGTGGGATTGGACCATTTGCTGTCGGAATCCGACGTGGTGACCTTGCATTTACCGTTTGATGAATCGACCAGCAACATCCTGGGCCACCGCCAATTGGTTCGGATGAAGCCGAATGCTATATTGATCAATGCGGCGCGGGGCGGATTAGTGGACGAGTCGGTGTTGAAGACGATGCTAGCCGAGGGGCGACTGGGGGGCGCTGCATTCGATGTTTTCAACAACGAACCTCCGGAGGACATGGAATTGTTGCAATTGCCCAATTTTCTCGCTCTTCCTCATATAGGCGGAAGCGCAGAAGAGGCCGTGCTCGCCATGGGTTTTGCGGCCATCGATGGCCTGGGGGGAGGGGAATGA
- a CDS encoding glycosyltransferase family 2 protein — MKLSIVTPAFREARNLPVMYDRLKAVCDGAGLDWEWVIVDDHSPDDTFAVTHELTERDPRVRGMRLSRNFGSHAAISCGLAASLGDAVVIMAGDLQDPPETIPALLDHWRQGAQIVWAVRAKREGETASTLAFSRLYYWLMRHVAGLKDTPAMGADFFLMDRAAVDAFAQFGERNVSIVALVQWMGFRQAHIEYVKEARLHGVSGWNLSKKIKLVIDSMTSFSYLPIRAMSAIGVGVALIGFLYALFVLVAALVERSVPGYPSLMVALLILSGLQMVMLGVLGEYMWRTYDEGRRRPRWLVESAVGRLPESGKPPQG, encoded by the coding sequence ATGAAATTATCCATCGTCACCCCCGCCTTCCGCGAGGCCCGCAACCTGCCGGTGATGTACGATCGCCTGAAGGCGGTGTGCGACGGTGCCGGTCTGGATTGGGAATGGGTGATCGTCGATGATCATTCCCCCGATGACACTTTCGCCGTCACCCACGAACTGACCGAGCGTGACCCGCGCGTGCGCGGCATGCGACTGTCGCGCAATTTCGGCAGCCATGCCGCTATTTCCTGTGGCTTGGCGGCATCGCTGGGCGACGCCGTGGTGATCATGGCCGGCGACCTCCAAGACCCGCCCGAGACCATTCCGGCCCTTTTGGACCATTGGCGGCAAGGCGCCCAGATCGTCTGGGCGGTGCGGGCCAAACGCGAGGGGGAGACCGCTTCGACCCTGGCGTTTTCCCGTCTTTATTACTGGTTGATGCGGCATGTGGCCGGATTGAAGGATACGCCGGCCATGGGCGCGGATTTCTTCCTGATGGATCGGGCGGCGGTGGACGCCTTTGCCCAGTTCGGCGAACGCAATGTCAGCATCGTCGCCCTGGTGCAGTGGATGGGGTTTCGGCAGGCTCACATCGAATACGTCAAGGAAGCCCGCTTGCACGGCGTTTCGGGCTGGAATCTGTCGAAGAAGATTAAGCTGGTCATCGATTCCATGACTTCGTTTTCCTATCTGCCCATCCGCGCCATGTCGGCTATCGGCGTCGGCGTGGCGCTGATCGGCTTTCTGTACGCTTTGTTCGTGCTGGTGGCGGCGCTGGTGGAACGCTCGGTGCCCGGCTATCCGTCGCTGATGGTGGCGCTGCTGATTCTCAGCGGCTTGCAAATGGTCATGCTGGGAGTGCTGGGTGAATATATGTGGCGCACCTACGACGAAGGGCGCCGCCGTCCGCGCTGGCTGGTGGAAAGTGCCGTTGGTCGTCTGCCTGAATCGGGCAAGCCGCCTCAGGGCTGA
- a CDS encoding acyltransferase, which translates to MDLLSTLQVLYRRLTAEMRSKYDRRVPLGDLLTDRWEIARSYAFGAGSSCYDSVLILGDVRVGENTWIGPNCILDGSGGPLIIGDWCSISAGVHIYTHDTVRRSTSLGVDPIDKAPVSIGSGVYIGPNSVVAKGVTIGDKAVIGAMSLVNRDIPGGTRAWGTPARAQP; encoded by the coding sequence GTGGACCTGCTGTCCACCTTGCAGGTACTCTATCGACGGTTGACCGCCGAGATGCGGTCGAAATACGACCGTCGGGTGCCGCTGGGCGATCTGCTGACCGATCGCTGGGAGATCGCCCGTTCCTATGCCTTCGGTGCCGGATCGTCGTGCTATGACAGTGTGCTGATCCTGGGTGACGTGCGGGTGGGTGAAAACACCTGGATCGGCCCCAACTGCATCTTGGACGGCAGCGGCGGCCCGCTGATCATCGGCGATTGGTGTTCCATCAGCGCCGGCGTGCACATCTATACCCACGACACCGTGCGGCGCAGCACCAGCCTGGGCGTGGATCCCATCGACAAGGCCCCGGTCAGTATCGGCTCGGGCGTCTATATCGGCCCCAACAGCGTGGTGGCCAAGGGCGTCACCATCGGCGACAAGGCGGTGATCGGGGCCATGTCCCTGGTCAACCGCGACATTCCTGGCGGAACGCGGGCCTGGGGCACGCCGGCACGGGCTCAGCCCTGA
- a CDS encoding acyltransferase, protein MSRTDVFVHPSAVVHDEAAIGAGTRIWDWSKVREKSRIGAGCNIGQSCYIDIGAVIGDRCKIQNGVSVYHGVTIGDDVFVGPNAVFTNDLVPRAFNTEWKITETRVGNGASIGANATIRCGITLGDYAMVAAGAVVTKDVPTHGLVMGNPAKLVDYVSRSGKRLDWDMSQSPPSADALAG, encoded by the coding sequence ATGAGCCGGACCGACGTCTTCGTCCACCCCAGCGCCGTGGTTCATGACGAGGCCGCCATCGGGGCGGGCACCCGCATTTGGGACTGGTCGAAGGTGCGCGAGAAATCAAGGATTGGCGCCGGCTGCAATATCGGTCAGTCCTGCTATATCGACATCGGCGCGGTAATCGGCGATCGCTGCAAGATCCAGAACGGCGTGTCGGTCTATCACGGCGTCACCATCGGCGATGACGTCTTCGTCGGCCCCAATGCGGTGTTCACCAACGATCTGGTGCCGCGCGCCTTCAATACCGAGTGGAAGATCACCGAGACCCGGGTCGGCAACGGCGCCTCCATCGGCGCCAACGCCACCATCCGCTGCGGCATCACCTTGGGTGATTACGCCATGGTCGCCGCCGGTGCGGTGGTGACCAAGGATGTCCCCACCCATGGCCTGGTCATGGGCAATCCGGCCAAGCTGGTGGATTACGTCAGCAGATCGGGCAAGCGCCTGGATTGGGATATGAGCCAATCTCCGCCGTCCGCTGACGCTTTGGCCGGATAG
- a CDS encoding DegT/DnrJ/EryC1/StrS family aminotransferase, with protein sequence MTATPAPIAFIDLKTQRLRIADKVEAALKKVLEHGAFVMGPEIIALEKQLAQWGGVKHALACASGTDALVLALMAKGIGPGHAVFVPSFTFVATAEAAVLVGAAPVFVDILPDLLTMDPASLQRCIDSCPSHLEPKAVMPVDLFGQPADYVALGAIAAKHGLTMIADAAQSFGAALHGTPVGALAEMTTTSFFPAKPLGCYGDGGAVLTDDDELIEILRSIRNHGQGRDRYEHARIGVNGRLDTMQAAILLEKLAIFADEIQARDRIANRYTQLLADVVATPVVIAGGTSVWAQYTMTTANRDAVIKALNADGVPTGIYYPTPLHLQGPYAAFPRDPAGMAVTEDKMGHVFSLPMHPYMDEATQDRIVAALRQAVETSP encoded by the coding sequence GTGACTGCCACCCCTGCCCCCATCGCCTTCATCGATCTGAAAACCCAGCGCCTGCGCATCGCCGACAAGGTGGAAGCGGCGCTTAAGAAGGTGCTGGAGCACGGCGCCTTCGTCATGGGGCCGGAAATCATCGCGTTGGAAAAGCAATTGGCGCAATGGGGCGGGGTCAAGCATGCCCTGGCCTGCGCCAGCGGCACCGACGCCCTGGTCCTGGCTTTGATGGCCAAAGGCATCGGCCCCGGCCACGCCGTCTTCGTGCCGTCCTTTACCTTCGTCGCCACCGCCGAGGCCGCCGTCCTGGTCGGCGCCGCCCCGGTCTTCGTCGATATCCTGCCGGACCTCTTGACCATGGACCCGGCCAGTCTGCAACGCTGCATCGATTCCTGTCCGTCGCATCTGGAGCCCAAGGCGGTGATGCCGGTGGATCTGTTCGGCCAGCCCGCCGATTATGTCGCCTTGGGGGCCATCGCCGCCAAACATGGGCTGACCATGATCGCCGACGCGGCGCAAAGCTTCGGCGCTGCCCTGCACGGCACGCCGGTGGGGGCTTTGGCGGAAATGACCACCACCAGCTTCTTCCCGGCCAAACCCTTGGGCTGCTATGGCGATGGCGGCGCGGTGTTGACCGATGACGACGAATTGATCGAAATCCTGCGCTCGATCCGCAACCATGGTCAGGGTCGTGATCGTTACGAACATGCCCGCATCGGCGTCAATGGCCGGCTCGACACCATGCAGGCGGCCATCTTGCTGGAAAAGTTGGCCATCTTCGCCGATGAGATCCAGGCCCGCGACCGCATCGCCAACCGCTACACCCAATTGCTGGCCGATGTGGTCGCTACCCCGGTGGTGATCGCCGGCGGCACCTCGGTGTGGGCGCAATACACCATGACCACCGCCAACCGCGATGCCGTCATCAAGGCGCTGAACGCCGACGGCGTACCCACCGGAATCTATTATCCGACCCCTTTGCACCTGCAAGGCCCCTATGCGGCCTTTCCGCGTGATCCCGCCGGCATGGCAGTGACCGAGGACAAGATGGGCCATGTGTTCAGCCTGCCCATGCACCCCTACATGGACGAGGCCACCCAGGATCGAATCGTCGCCGCCTTGCGTCAGGCGGTGGAGACCAGCCCATGA
- a CDS encoding O-antigen ligase family protein: MKTITAIGLTAPALCMVGLLGPLLALFAPLGMAPLFILIALAGLHDCWRGRLWTRIDPRLAAIFAAAVLFGALSTLWAIDKTQTLKTSLVLAGEFLGGLCLLAATSILSSQWRIRALRALAAGLSFSIAVLLFEHLTPGLSALAGSGPITAQLHDSRLSSLSRGMTLMALLLVPTSLALWRQRLRPWAVLLWLGGAVAIAASHSLASKLVLPVSTILALLFWWRPRLTAGLCAIGTAAIILAAFPLALQIPPPQQTYDGARWLSSSSHHRLTIWRFSAHRTLEKPFFGWALDASRVIPGADDEVFYDIIVIGNQRAPIPEAQLPLHPHSAPVQIWLELGLVGALLAAAVMGRVFWAVGRQSGWMAAHTGPALASGFIIACVSYGIWQSWWQGTLWLSVALIAVLGPVSAKVSVRTALADGQESSPPTG; encoded by the coding sequence ATGAAAACGATCACCGCCATCGGCCTGACCGCCCCGGCCCTGTGCATGGTCGGATTGCTGGGGCCACTTCTTGCCCTGTTCGCCCCGCTCGGTATGGCGCCCTTGTTCATCCTGATCGCCTTGGCCGGCTTGCATGATTGCTGGCGCGGGCGCTTGTGGACACGCATCGATCCCCGCTTGGCGGCCATTTTCGCCGCCGCCGTGCTGTTCGGCGCCCTCTCGACACTATGGGCCATCGACAAGACGCAAACGTTGAAAACCAGCTTGGTGCTGGCCGGTGAATTCCTGGGTGGCCTTTGCCTGCTGGCGGCCACCTCAATTCTGTCGTCGCAATGGCGGATTCGGGCGCTGCGCGCCTTGGCTGCGGGCCTGTCGTTTTCCATCGCGGTCCTGCTGTTTGAACACCTGACCCCGGGCCTGTCCGCCCTGGCCGGCAGCGGCCCGATCACGGCACAACTCCATGACAGCCGCCTGTCGTCGCTGTCGCGCGGCATGACCTTGATGGCCCTGCTGCTGGTGCCGACAAGCCTGGCCCTGTGGCGCCAGCGCCTGCGTCCATGGGCGGTGCTGTTGTGGTTGGGTGGAGCAGTGGCCATTGCTGCCAGCCATTCCCTGGCCTCGAAACTGGTTCTGCCGGTTTCCACCATCCTTGCCCTGCTGTTTTGGTGGCGCCCGCGTCTGACCGCCGGCCTGTGCGCCATCGGTACCGCCGCGATAATCCTTGCCGCGTTTCCGCTGGCCTTACAGATCCCGCCGCCGCAACAAACCTATGACGGGGCCCGCTGGCTGTCGTCGTCATCGCACCACCGCTTGACCATTTGGCGGTTTTCCGCCCACAGAACCCTGGAAAAGCCGTTTTTCGGCTGGGCTTTGGATGCGTCACGGGTCATTCCCGGTGCCGATGACGAGGTTTTCTACGATATCATCGTCATCGGCAATCAACGGGCGCCCATTCCCGAAGCGCAATTGCCCCTCCACCCCCATTCCGCTCCGGTGCAAATCTGGCTGGAACTGGGTCTGGTCGGCGCCCTTCTCGCCGCTGCCGTCATGGGCCGGGTATTCTGGGCCGTGGGCAGACAATCGGGATGGATGGCCGCCCACACCGGTCCCGCCCTGGCCTCGGGCTTCATCATCGCCTGCGTCAGTTACGGCATTTGGCAGAGCTGGTGGCAAGGCACCCTATGGCTGAGCGTCGCGCTGATTGCCGTCCTTGGCCCTGTTTCCGCAAAGGTCAGCGTGCGGACAGCGCTAGCAGACGGCCAAGAATCTTCCCCGCCAACCGGCTGA
- the wecB gene encoding non-hydrolyzing UDP-N-acetylglucosamine 2-epimerase, translating into MPKSLKNVLCIVGARPNYMKMAPIHAALAASGRFHPALIHTGQHYDTEMNDAFFRELCMPAPDVNLEVGSGSHAVQTAEVMRRFEPIVDQTANPVVLVVGDVNSTLACALVAVKKGVPVLHVEAGLRSGDRTMPEEINRILTDQMSDMLFTTERAALDNLTGEGIAATRVHFVGNVMIDSLRANLPWAVPPTQTLAAHGFAPPPAFAVATLHRPANVDEPDILRRLLESLCIIGQTLPVVLPLHPRTKGRIQAAGFDHFLDGRTILPLGPASYLTMLGLMAQARLVLTDSGGIQEETTALGVPCLTLRDNTERPITISEGTNTLVGRDSDAILAAARTIMETGGKRGRVPEFWDGHAAGRIVTAMIQAL; encoded by the coding sequence ATGCCTAAATCACTGAAAAACGTTCTATGCATCGTCGGTGCCCGACCAAATTACATGAAGATGGCGCCCATACACGCCGCCTTGGCCGCCAGTGGTCGTTTTCACCCGGCCCTGATTCACACCGGGCAACATTACGATACAGAAATGAACGACGCTTTTTTCCGCGAGCTCTGCATGCCCGCCCCCGACGTGAACCTGGAAGTGGGATCCGGCAGCCATGCGGTCCAGACCGCCGAAGTGATGCGCCGTTTCGAACCCATCGTCGATCAGACCGCCAATCCGGTGGTTCTGGTGGTTGGGGATGTCAACTCAACCCTGGCCTGCGCCCTGGTGGCGGTGAAAAAGGGCGTTCCCGTGCTGCATGTGGAAGCGGGGCTGCGCTCGGGCGACCGCACCATGCCGGAAGAAATCAACCGCATCCTTACCGACCAGATGTCGGACATGCTGTTCACCACTGAACGCGCAGCCCTCGACAACCTGACCGGCGAAGGCATCGCCGCCACCCGCGTCCATTTCGTCGGCAATGTCATGATCGACAGCTTGCGGGCCAATCTGCCCTGGGCGGTACCGCCGACGCAAACCCTGGCCGCCCATGGCTTCGCCCCGCCGCCGGCCTTCGCCGTCGCCACCTTGCACCGCCCCGCCAACGTCGATGAGCCCGACATCCTGCGCCGCCTGCTCGAAAGCCTGTGCATCATCGGCCAAACCCTGCCGGTGGTCCTGCCGTTGCATCCGCGCACCAAGGGCCGCATCCAGGCCGCCGGTTTTGACCACTTCCTTGACGGTCGCACCATCCTGCCCTTGGGGCCGGCCAGTTATCTAACCATGCTGGGACTGATGGCCCAAGCCCGGCTGGTATTGACCGATTCGGGCGGCATCCAGGAAGAAACCACCGCCTTGGGCGTGCCCTGCCTGACCCTGCGCGACAACACCGAGCGCCCCATCACCATCAGCGAGGGCACCAATACCCTGGTCGGTCGGGATTCCGACGCCATTCTGGCCGCCGCCCGGACTATCATGGAAACCGGCGGCAAGCGCGGGCGGGTGCCGGAATTCTGGGACGGTCACGCCGCTGGGCGCATCGTCACCGCCATGATCCAAGCATTATGA
- a CDS encoding bi-domain-containing oxidoreductase, with translation MKQVIQSARTGKLSLKPVPEPKVRGGTLLVRTEASLISAGTERMVIDFAKKSLAGKAKERPDLVKKVLDKARRDGLMATFKAVMARLDEPLPLGYSAAGRVVAIGAGLEGAFHIGQRVAMAGAGLANHAELNVVPRNLVAAIPDDVSDDEACFGTLAAIAMAGVRNLAPQLGDVVAVLGVGLVGQLAAQLLALSGARVIAIDVDAQRLALAKANGAELTWVLGQAGLPEAVAALTGGVGCDGVLIAAATDSSEPLELAAELARDRAALVMVGKTGTEFPYAAFMKKELRIMVSRSYGPGRYDEDFEGRGVKYPVGWVRWTESDNLRECVRLMSPSLRRRLDVGSLVTHRFAFDKAEDAYDLVTTRREPSMGVVLKYDNETKPAVAPVFNQARPAAGACVLGVIGAGAFARTVLLPELKRLPGITFQTICTTRGQTADHAAQAFGFGRATTEIDDVLKDPAINAVLVATRHSNHAELTARCLAAGKSVIVEKPLALDHAQVNQVIAAREVSSGFFTVGFNRRFAPMIVEAASLLARHQGAKMLVLRVNAGALPAESWVNAAEEGGGRILGEVCHFIDLARALAASPILSVQADAAQVSQGGCDDLTVTLAFRDGSLATIIYTAQGDSAFSKERFECFAGGTVIAIDNFLTLSITENGRTSVRKAKMGQDKGHRAELAAFAAAVAAGGPAPVDEAELVETARATIAVLESLREGRRIVLGD, from the coding sequence ATGAAACAGGTTATCCAAAGCGCCCGCACGGGCAAGCTGTCGCTGAAGCCGGTGCCCGAGCCCAAGGTGCGCGGCGGCACATTGCTGGTGCGCACCGAGGCCTCGCTGATTTCGGCGGGGACCGAGCGCATGGTCATCGACTTCGCCAAGAAGTCGCTGGCCGGCAAGGCCAAGGAACGCCCGGATCTGGTCAAGAAGGTGCTCGACAAGGCCCGCCGCGACGGGTTGATGGCCACCTTCAAGGCGGTGATGGCCCGGCTCGACGAGCCGCTGCCCCTGGGCTATTCCGCCGCCGGTCGGGTGGTGGCCATCGGCGCCGGTCTGGAAGGCGCCTTTCACATCGGCCAGCGCGTGGCCATGGCCGGGGCCGGTCTGGCCAACCATGCCGAGCTGAACGTGGTGCCGCGCAATCTGGTCGCCGCCATTCCCGACGATGTCAGCGACGACGAGGCCTGTTTCGGCACCCTGGCTGCCATCGCCATGGCCGGTGTACGCAATCTGGCGCCGCAATTGGGCGACGTGGTGGCGGTCCTCGGCGTCGGCCTGGTCGGACAGTTGGCGGCGCAATTGCTGGCTTTGTCCGGTGCCCGGGTCATCGCCATCGACGTTGATGCCCAGCGTCTGGCCCTGGCCAAGGCCAACGGCGCCGAGCTGACCTGGGTCTTGGGTCAAGCTGGCCTGCCGGAAGCGGTGGCGGCCCTGACCGGCGGGGTGGGCTGTGATGGCGTGCTGATCGCCGCCGCCACCGATTCGTCCGAACCATTGGAACTGGCGGCTGAATTGGCGCGGGACCGCGCGGCCCTGGTCATGGTCGGCAAGACCGGGACCGAATTCCCCTATGCCGCCTTCATGAAGAAGGAATTGCGCATCATGGTGTCACGGTCCTATGGGCCGGGCCGCTATGACGAGGATTTCGAGGGGCGTGGTGTCAAATATCCGGTGGGCTGGGTGCGCTGGACCGAATCCGACAATTTGCGTGAATGCGTGCGGCTGATGAGCCCCAGCTTGCGCCGGCGTTTGGACGTGGGCTCGCTCGTCACCCATCGCTTCGCCTTCGACAAGGCGGAAGACGCCTATGATCTGGTCACCACCCGGCGCGAGCCCAGCATGGGCGTGGTGCTTAAATACGATAACGAAACAAAACCCGCCGTGGCGCCGGTATTCAATCAGGCGCGTCCCGCCGCCGGGGCGTGCGTGCTGGGGGTCATCGGTGCCGGCGCCTTTGCCCGCACGGTGCTGCTGCCGGAACTGAAGCGCCTGCCCGGCATCACCTTCCAGACCATCTGCACCACCCGCGGTCAGACCGCCGACCATGCCGCCCAGGCTTTCGGCTTTGGCCGCGCCACCACCGAAATCGACGACGTGCTCAAGGATCCGGCCATCAACGCCGTGCTGGTGGCCACGCGGCACTCCAATCACGCCGAGCTGACCGCCCGTTGTCTGGCGGCGGGCAAGTCGGTGATCGTGGAAAAACCGTTGGCGCTGGATCATGCCCAGGTCAATCAGGTGATCGCCGCGCGCGAGGTCTCGTCCGGCTTCTTCACCGTCGGCTTCAACCGTCGTTTCGCCCCCATGATCGTCGAGGCCGCCTCGCTGCTGGCCCGCCACCAGGGGGCGAAAATGCTGGTGCTGCGCGTCAATGCCGGGGCGCTGCCGGCGGAAAGCTGGGTCAACGCGGCGGAAGAAGGCGGTGGCCGTATTCTGGGTGAGGTCTGCCATTTCATCGATCTGGCCCGCGCCCTGGCGGCATCGCCCATTCTCAGCGTCCAGGCCGATGCCGCCCAGGTCAGCCAGGGCGGCTGCGACGATCTGACCGTGACCCTGGCGTTCCGGGATGGTTCGCTGGCCACCATTATCTACACCGCCCAAGGCGACTCAGCCTTCTCCAAGGAACGCTTCGAGTGTTTCGCAGGTGGAACAGTCATCGCTATCGACAATTTCCTCACCCTATCGATCACTGAGAATGGGCGCACCAGCGTGCGCAAGGCCAAGATGGGGCAGGATAAGGGCCATCGGGCCGAACTGGCCGCCTTTGCCGCCGCCGTCGCCGCCGGCGGTCCAGCCCCGGTGGACGAGGCCGAGTTGGTAGAAACGGCGCGGGCCACCATTGCCGTGCTCGAGTCCTTGCGCGAAGGACGGCGGATCGTTTTGGGGGATTGA
- a CDS encoding MraY family glycosyltransferase, with amino-acid sequence MDLLVQMGGGLALAAFALTVLATRRVLTYLRQRQILDLPNERSSHSLPTPRGGGLATTPVMVLALLALPDFRLLAVGAVGLLIISWVDDRKGLPPLPRFAAQAVVVAVFLLLLPAESLVFQGVLPAWADHLLAGLCWLWFVNLYNFMDGIDGITGIETVSLGLGIALVGGVAVAAPGLTVAAVAAGFLLFNWHPAKLFLGDSGSVPFGYVLGGLLILLAVHGQLAAALILPAYYLADSTITITRRALAGEKIWQPHRRHFYQRAVQGGKRHDQVALAIALGNAALVGCAVLATGNQVALGGGLAVLTVGVLLMLLQWWSRGAGA; translated from the coding sequence ATGGACCTCTTGGTGCAGATGGGGGGTGGCTTGGCCCTGGCCGCCTTTGCCCTGACGGTGCTGGCCACCCGTCGGGTGCTGACCTATTTGCGCCAACGGCAAATCCTGGATTTGCCCAACGAGCGCTCCAGCCACAGCTTGCCGACGCCGCGCGGCGGCGGTTTGGCGACGACGCCGGTGATGGTGCTGGCTTTGCTGGCCTTGCCCGATTTCCGCTTGCTCGCGGTCGGCGCGGTGGGGCTGCTGATCATATCCTGGGTCGACGATCGCAAGGGTTTGCCGCCCTTGCCGCGCTTCGCCGCCCAGGCGGTGGTGGTTGCCGTCTTTTTGCTGCTGTTGCCGGCGGAAAGTCTGGTGTTCCAGGGCGTGCTGCCGGCTTGGGCCGATCACCTGCTGGCCGGGCTGTGTTGGCTGTGGTTCGTCAATCTGTACAATTTTATGGACGGCATCGACGGCATTACCGGGATCGAAACGGTTTCGCTGGGACTCGGTATCGCCCTGGTCGGCGGGGTGGCGGTGGCGGCGCCCGGCTTGACCGTCGCCGCTGTCGCCGCCGGTTTCTTGCTGTTCAACTGGCATCCGGCCAAATTGTTTTTGGGCGATTCCGGCTCGGTGCCGTTCGGGTATGTGCTGGGCGGGTTGCTGATTCTGCTGGCGGTTCACGGCCAATTGGCCGCAGCCCTGATCCTGCCGGCTTATTATCTGGCCGATTCCACCATCACCATCACCCGCCGCGCCCTGGCCGGTGAGAAAATCTGGCAGCCGCACCGTCGGCATTTTTATCAACGGGCGGTGCAAGGCGGTAAGCGCCACGATCAGGTGGCCCTGGCCATCGCCCTCGGCAACGCCGCTTTGGTCGGCTGCGCCGTGCTGGCCACCGGCAATCAGGTCGCACTCGGCGGCGGGCTGGCGGTTTTGACGGTGGGGGTTTTACTGATGCTGTTGCAATGGTGGTCGCGGGGGGCTGGGGCATGA
- a CDS encoding NAD-dependent epimerase/dehydratase family protein — protein MKILVTGASGFVGARLVAELLRRGHQVVAPMRSPRPWAGVDTPAIGDLGPDTDWSVVLSGCDAVVHSAARAHVLDDKSADPLALFRRVNRDGTLHLAQQARQAGVRHFLFISTIKVNGESTPPDRPFRAEDAVNPQDAYGMAKAEAEAGLRALDGMVLTILRPPLVHGPGAKGNLAVLIKAIAKGIPLPLALMRNRRSMVGVDNLADAVAFLVDHRPAGTFLVRDDGDLSTAQLIRTLAAAMGRSPLLLPVPPILLTLAARVLGRRALAERVLGSLLVDDTPLRALGWTPPLSLPAGLARMIRDDR, from the coding sequence ATGAAAATTCTGGTCACCGGGGCCAGCGGCTTCGTCGGAGCGCGGCTGGTGGCGGAATTGTTGCGCCGGGGCCATCAGGTGGTGGCACCCATGCGGTCGCCTCGGCCCTGGGCCGGGGTGGACACCCCGGCCATCGGCGATCTGGGACCGGATACCGATTGGTCGGTGGTTTTGTCCGGCTGCGACGCGGTGGTCCACAGCGCCGCCCGCGCCCATGTTCTTGATGATAAATCCGCCGATCCGTTGGCTTTGTTCCGTCGGGTCAACCGTGACGGCACCCTGCATCTGGCCCAACAGGCGCGTCAGGCCGGGGTCAGGCATTTCCTGTTCATCAGCACCATCAAGGTCAACGGCGAAAGCACGCCGCCCGATCGCCCGTTTCGGGCCGAAGACGCGGTCAATCCGCAAGATGCTTACGGCATGGCCAAGGCCGAGGCGGAAGCGGGTCTGCGCGCCCTGGACGGCATGGTCCTGACCATCCTGCGCCCGCCCTTGGTGCATGGGCCGGGGGCCAAGGGCAATCTGGCGGTGTTGATCAAGGCCATCGCCAAGGGAATACCCTTGCCGTTGGCGCTGATGCGCAACCGGCGTTCCATGGTCGGCGTCGATAATCTGGCCGATGCGGTGGCTTTCTTGGTCGATCATCGTCCGGCGGGAACGTTTCTGGTCCGAGACGATGGCGATTTGTCCACCGCTCAACTGATTCGGACCCTGGCCGCGGCCATGGGGCGGTCGCCGCTTCTGCTGCCGGTGCCGCCGATTCTGCTGACCTTAGCCGCCCGCGTGCTGGGCCGCCGGGCTCTGGCTGAGCGGGTGTTGGGCTCGTTGCTGGTGGACGACACCCCCTTGCGCGCCTTAGGCTGGACGCCGCCACTTTCCTTGCCGGCGGGCTTGGCCCGCATGATCCGGGACGACCGATGA